The sequence below is a genomic window from Anaerolineae bacterium.
AAGGATATAATAATCGTTGCTGGCTATAAAGCCTGGCAGATAAGCGATTATGTTGCCCGAAAAGCTCCTTACAAAGCCAAAATAACCCTCGCTTATAACCCCGAATACGAAAAAGGAAACGCCATTTCCCTATTAGCAGGCTATAAACTAATCCGGGATTATCCTTTCATTTTAGCTATGGCTGACCACCTTCTTAGCCCGGAGCTCATCCTGAAGGCCCTCCAACAAAGCTATCCAGGCGGGAATTTCCTGGCTGTGGATTTTAACCCTGAACCACGAATTGTAGAAGAAGCCACCAAGGTGCTGGTAGACCGAGAAGGAAACATAAAAGCTATAGGGAAAAATCTCAGGTACTTCAATGCCGTTGACACAGGCCTTTTTATCCTCACTCCGGAAATTTTCACGGCGGTCAATCATGTCCTCGCTGAAAAGGAAGATTGCGAGCTCAGCGACGCTTTAAATTACCTTATAAATCATGGCTCGGGCCTCAAGGCCTGTGATGTAAGCGGTTGTTTTTGGATGGACGTAGATACTCTTGAAGACCTGAACTGGGCAGAAATAAAGCTTTCCGGGGAGGCTAAAAATGCCCGAAGGGTATATATCTCAACATTTAAACCGGAGATTCTCAAAACCTTTAGCTCGCCTTCTTGCCCCAACACCTATTACTCCCAATTTCGTAAGCTTTTTAAGCTTTCTCGCAGGACTTGGAGCAGGAATCGCTTTCCTGAAAGGCCAAAATGTTTTGGGTGGGATCCTGGCACAAATGGCTTCAGTGATGGACGGAGTTGATGGCGATCTAGCAAGGCTTAAAGGGATGAGTTCCCCCTTCGGAGCATTTTTTGATGCTGTACTGGATCGCTATGCCGATGCAGCTGTTGTCCTGGGGATGACCTGGTGGGCAGCCCAGGGCAAAGAGAACTATTTTGTCTGGATCATGGGTCTCACGGCCCTTATAGGAAGCTTTATGGTAAGTTACTCCTGGGCAAGAGCCGAAGCCTCCCTTCGCCCCCATGACGATATACCCTTTCTATCAAGGCTCGCCGGCAGGGACTTCAGGCTTTTTCTCATAATGCTTGGCGGGCTTTCAGGCGCAGGTTTCTGGACCTTATTGGTGTTATCTTTTATTACACACCTTACGGTGCTTCTGAGGATTATCTACTTCGCCAAAAGGGCCTCTTAAAAAGTTCACAGTCATCGGCAGGAAAAGGGTTACGGCGCTTCACTCGTAGCGGTTTTCGAAGAATTTATCCCCACGCTGACCACCAAGTAGGGCGAAACAGACAGCAAGAGTTAGGGACTTCGCTCCCGTTTGCGGAGGGTGAGAATAAGGCCGGCGGCAAACAATCGGCTACTGAGAGTGTGCGTGGTGGACTTTCCGCTTGCCTTTTAGATCCATCGTGCTTAAAATTCTGACAAAAAGGAGGCCTCATGACCGGTTACGCTTTTCATCCCATTTACCTGGAGCATACCCTTGTAGGTCATCCTGAAAACCATTACCGTCTCTTGGCTATAATGAACCTCTTGGAAAAAGAAGGTGTGCTCTCAAGGCTTAAGTTAATTGAACCCAAACCGGTCTCCCGGGAACTTTTGGAAAAAGTCCACACACCTCGCTATATACAATTGGTAAAAGAAATGGCTGAAAGCGGTGGAGGCCACCTGGATCTGGACACATACATGGGGGTACGCTCCTATGAGGCTGCTTTGATGGCTGCCGGAGGAACTGTCGAAGCTGTAAGGGCGGTGCTGGAGGGTGAGGTTGAAAACGCTTTTGCCCTAGTTAGACCTCCAGGCCACCACGCCACCCCAACGAGAGGAATGGGCTTTTGCATTTTCAACAACGTCGCTGTGGCTGCGCGCTACGCCCTCGACAGGAAAGAGGTAAATAGAGTCTTAATTGTGGATTTCGATGTCCACCATGGCAATGGCACCCAGGATATCTTCTACCGCGAATCTTCAGTCCTCTACTTCTCCACCCATCAGTATCCGCACTACCCGGGCACTGGCTACATAACTGACATCGGTGAAGACGAAGGCTACGGTTACACTGTCAACGTGCCTCTGGGAGGATGGGTAGGAGACGAAGGATTCAGACAGATATTTGAGGAAATTCTGGTGCCCATAGCCCGACGCTACCGGCCAGATCTGATATTGGTTTCGGCAGGGTTTGATTCCCACTGGGCGGACCCTCTGGCTTCGATGCTTCTTTCCATAAGAGGGTATACCGAGCTGGCTCGCATCCTCAAGTCTTTAGCCGATGAGCTCTGCCAGGGGCGCATCGTTTTTGTCTTGGAAGGTGGCTACAAACTTGAGGTCCTTTCCCATTGCGTTCTCAACATCTTTTACGTTCTCATGGGAGAAGAGAAGCTCGTAGACCCACTGGGACCTTCAACTAAACCGGAGCGTCCCGTTAGAACCCTAATCCAGAACCTGAAAGAATTACACAAACTGGCTTAAATAGGGGCAAAGTGGTCCCACCCTTCAGGCCTGAGGGATTGCTTTGAGCCATCGGGCATCAAAATATAGCGCCCATCTTGAGGGCTGAGAATTACCCCTATTTCCGTCACCGGCGTCGGATGCAAAGCAGCCCGGACCTGGTGGGCTTTATCGGGAGGGACAGTGAAAAGAAGCTGGTAATCTTCTCCTCCGGAAATAGCCCATTTAAGGGGGTCTTCTTCAAGAAGGGCAGCGGCTTCCCTAAGGGCATCCGAAAGAGGGATATCCGCCAGGCGGATTAGAACCCCCACACCGCTTTCATCGCACAAGTGGCCTGCATCTCTGGCGAGGCCATCGCTTATATCTATGGCCGATGAGGCCAGTTTTCCAAGGGCAAGGGTACGCCCTTCTCTTAGCCTGGCTTTAGGGGTAAGATGAGCCCTGTAAAGGGAAGCAAACCGCTCTTCCTTAATACCCCTGAGAAGGAGGGCAAGCCCTGCCGCTGAATCGCCCAGGGTTCCTGTGACCATGAGCAAATCACCTGGTTTTGCCCCCCGACGTGTAAGAAAGAGTTCCCTTTCCACCTTGCCTATTAAGAAAATGTCCACCACGAAGCGCTCCGGAAGGCGAGCTATGTTGCCCCCTACGATTTTTACACCTGCTTCCGCCGCTTCATCTTTGAGGCCCCGGTAAAGCTCATCGATGAAGTCAAGCTCGGCATCCGGGGGTAAAGCTAAGGAGACCAGGGCAAAGTCAGGGAGTCCGCCCATAGAAGCCACATCGCTCAAATTTATAGCCAGAGCTTTTCGACCAAGCTCGTAGGGGGTTATCAGGGGCCTAAGGAAGTGAATACCTTCCACCTGTATATCACAGGTGGCAAGAAGTAACATTTCTCCTGGTCCTTCCAGGACAGCTACGTCATCCCCTATGCCTACGATTACTCTGGGATCGGGCTCGTCTAAAAAGCGGCGAAGTCTTTCAATGAGGCCAAATTCACCTAAATCTGAAACCTTCATTCCTCTTTCTCTACTTCTACCACAGCAAAGGTTATAGCCCAGCTCACTACACCCCAGGCCAATCCCGGAATCACTATCCCGAGGAAGATGGAAACAGGATGCAGGTTGCCCTGCCTTATGAGGCCGATAACTGTAAGAAGGGCTCCGAGGGTTCCAAAAATAATGCCGACTTTGAGGGGCAAGCTCAGTTTGCGCCAAAGGCTTAAAACTTTCATCGGGTTACCTCCTTGACTATTTAGTGAGCGTGTTATATAATTATTATGGAAAGCGGGGTGGAGCAGCGGTAGCTCGTCGGGCTCATAACCCGAAGGTCGCAGGTTCGAATCCTGCCCCCGCAATTTGGCGGCGTAGCTCAGTTGGCAGAGCAGGCGGCTCATAATCGCCGGGTCGCAGGTTCGAGTCCTGCCGCCGCCATTTTTTATCTCAAGAAATCCCTGAGCTTCCGGCTCCGAGAAGGGTGCCTCAATCGGCCTAAGGCTTGTGCTTCTATTTGCCTTATCCTCTCCCTTGTAACTCCAAATTTGCGCCCCACTTCTTCCAAGGTATAACTGTATCCATCCAATAGCCCAAAGCGCAGCTTCAAAATTTTGGCTTCCCTTGGGCTCAGGGATTTTAGGATCTCCTCCAGCTGTTCCCTGAGGAGGGATTGGGTAGCAGTTTCAGTAGGAGATGGAGAGGAATCGTCTTCTATGAAATCCCCCAAAAAGCTGTCTTCCTCTTCGCCAACAGGCGTTTCAAGGGAAAGGGGCCGCTGCGACACCCTTATTATTTGTTCGACTTTGTTCGGAGAGATGCTCAGCTCTTCGGCTATCTCTTCGGTAGTTGGTTCCCTCCCCAGCTCTTGAACCAGTTTTCGGACCGCTCTGGCCAATTGATTTATCTGTTCGTACATGTGAACGGGGACCCTTATGGTGCGCCCCTGGTCAGCAATGGCTCTGGTGACCGCCTGCCGAATCCACCAGGTAGCATAGGTGGAGAATTTATAGCCCCGGCGGTAATCAAACTTCTTAACCGCCCTTATTAACCCAATATTCCCCTCTTGGATAAGGTCCAGGAAGGGGACTCCGCGCCCTATGTACTTCTTGGCCACGCTCACGACCAATCTGGAGTTAGCTTTTATGAGATGCTCCTGAGCTGCTTTGCCTTCTTCCACAAGCTTTTCGAGCCTTTTCCTCTCTTCAGGGTCTGAAACTCCTTTAGCCAGGCGCCTTTTAGCCAGATGTCCTTCTTCTATTTTCTTGGCCAGCTCTATTTCCTCTTCCTGAGTCAAAAGCGGCACTTTGCCCACTTCTTTAAGGTAAAGGCTTATTGTATCATCCACTTCTACATCGTCTCTGCCCTCAGGAGCGCGGCCCTCACGGCCTGCACTCTTGCGGGGAAGGGGTTCTTCGCTTACTTCAATGCCTTCTTCAAATAAGGCATTAAATATGTCTTCAAGGCGATCCAAATCCTTTTCGGCATCCGGAAGGGCATCAAGCACATCGTTATAGGTAATAAAGCCATTGGCCCTTCCCAGGTTCAGAAGATGTTCTACCACATCTATTTCCTCCGGATCATCTAACTCTCCGCTATCTGCTTCCGGCAATTCACTCAATTCCAGTTCTTCAAATTCTTCTCGCTTTCTGGCGTTTCTCCTCCCCATTTCCTTCACCTCCAGGGGGTTATCTTTCGAATTGAAAAAAGTTTAAAATAAGCCCTTTGCTTTGGGGGAACA
It includes:
- a CDS encoding histone deacetylase, with the translated sequence MTGYAFHPIYLEHTLVGHPENHYRLLAIMNLLEKEGVLSRLKLIEPKPVSRELLEKVHTPRYIQLVKEMAESGGGHLDLDTYMGVRSYEAALMAAGGTVEAVRAVLEGEVENAFALVRPPGHHATPTRGMGFCIFNNVAVAARYALDRKEVNRVLIVDFDVHHGNGTQDIFYRESSVLYFSTHQYPHYPGTGYITDIGEDEGYGYTVNVPLGGWVGDEGFRQIFEEILVPIARRYRPDLILVSAGFDSHWADPLASMLLSIRGYTELARILKSLADELCQGRIVFVLEGGYKLEVLSHCVLNIFYVLMGEEKLVDPLGPSTKPERPVRTLIQNLKELHKLA
- a CDS encoding sugar phosphate nucleotidyltransferase, whose amino-acid sequence is MQAVILAAGDGGRLSPITLFQPKPLVKVGGKPMLDYTVEALEKVEIKDIIIVAGYKAWQISDYVARKAPYKAKITLAYNPEYEKGNAISLLAGYKLIRDYPFILAMADHLLSPELILKALQQSYPGGNFLAVDFNPEPRIVEEATKVLVDREGNIKAIGKNLRYFNAVDTGLFILTPEIFTAVNHVLAEKEDCELSDALNYLINHGSGLKACDVSGCFWMDVDTLEDLNWAEIKLSGEAKNARRVYISTFKPEILKTFSSPSCPNTYYSQFRKLFKLSRRTWSRNRFPERPKCFGWDPGTNGFSDGRS
- the rpoD gene encoding RNA polymerase sigma factor RpoD, translated to MGRRNARKREEFEELELSELPEADSGELDDPEEIDVVEHLLNLGRANGFITYNDVLDALPDAEKDLDRLEDIFNALFEEGIEVSEEPLPRKSAGREGRAPEGRDDVEVDDTISLYLKEVGKVPLLTQEEEIELAKKIEEGHLAKRRLAKGVSDPEERKRLEKLVEEGKAAQEHLIKANSRLVVSVAKKYIGRGVPFLDLIQEGNIGLIRAVKKFDYRRGYKFSTYATWWIRQAVTRAIADQGRTIRVPVHMYEQINQLARAVRKLVQELGREPTTEEIAEELSISPNKVEQIIRVSQRPLSLETPVGEEEDSFLGDFIEDDSSPSPTETATQSLLREQLEEILKSLSPREAKILKLRFGLLDGYSYTLEEVGRKFGVTRERIRQIEAQALGRLRHPSRSRKLRDFLR
- the thiL gene encoding thiamine-phosphate kinase yields the protein MKVSDLGEFGLIERLRRFLDEPDPRVIVGIGDDVAVLEGPGEMLLLATCDIQVEGIHFLRPLITPYELGRKALAINLSDVASMGGLPDFALVSLALPPDAELDFIDELYRGLKDEAAEAGVKIVGGNIARLPERFVVDIFLIGKVERELFLTRRGAKPGDLLMVTGTLGDSAAGLALLLRGIKEERFASLYRAHLTPKARLREGRTLALGKLASSAIDISDGLARDAGHLCDESGVGVLIRLADIPLSDALREAAALLEEDPLKWAISGGEDYQLLFTVPPDKAHQVRAALHPTPVTEIGVILSPQDGRYILMPDGSKQSLRPEGWDHFAPI
- a CDS encoding CDP-alcohol phosphatidyltransferase family protein, translated to MKGQNVLGGILAQMASVMDGVDGDLARLKGMSSPFGAFFDAVLDRYADAAVVLGMTWWAAQGKENYFVWIMGLTALIGSFMVSYSWARAEASLRPHDDIPFLSRLAGRDFRLFLIMLGGLSGAGFWTLLVLSFITHLTVLLRIIYFAKRAS